The window CATGTCGATCAGCGCAATGTCGAAGCTGCGTGCGGCATCGCGCTCCGCATGCAGCCGCTCCAGCGCATGCACGCCGTCGTTCGCCACCACGACCTCCATGCCCCAGGCCCCGAGCAGGTTTTCGAGCACCGTCCGGTTGGTCTCGTTGTCATCGACGACGAGCACGCGCAGGGCCGGCATGTCATGCAGTTCGAGCATGTCGACATCGACGTCGCTGGAGGCCGGCGACAGGGGCAGCCGAACGCAGAACCGCGAGCCCACCCCCGGCTGGCTGCGGACCGTGATCGATCCGGACATCAGTTCGACCAGCTGGCGCGAGATCGCCAGCCCCAGACCGGTGCCGCCGTAGCGTCGCGCCATGCCGCTGCTGGCCTGGCTGAAGGCGATGAAGAGCCGTGACAAGGCCTCGGGGGGAATGCCGATCCCGGTATCTCGCACGCACAGCTCGACCCACAGCCGGTCCCCGGTGGCCAGGGCCGTCTCTGCCGCGGTCGGCTCGACCCGGCGCATCTCGACGACCACCTCGCCATGCTCGGTGAATTTGATCGCGTTGGCGACCAGGTTCGTGAGCACCTGGCGCAGCCGCAGCGCATCGCCATGCAGTGCCGGCGGCAGGCCGGGCTCCTCCCGGAAGCTCAACTCCAGCCCGCGCTCCTGCGCCCGAGGCGCCAACAGTTCCAACACGTCCTCGACCAGGGCTCGCGGCGTGAAGTCGGCCGGCGCCAGTTCCAGCTTGCCGGCCTCGATCTTCGAGAAATCGAGGATGTCGTTGATGATCTCGAGCAGGCTTTCGCCGGAGCGGTACACCGCCTGGGCAAAGCGTCGCTGCCGCGAATCGAGCGCGGTGCCCAGCAGGAGTTCGGTCATGCCGAGCACGCCGTTCATCGGCGTGCGGATCTCGTGGCTCATCGTCGCCATGAACTGGCTCTTCGCCTGGCTCGCCGTCTCGGCCTGCAGCGCCAGCGCCTGGGCCGCAGCCGTGGCCTGCTGCAACTCGGCGGCGCTGGCCTCGATGGCACTGCGATGCTCCCGCAGCCGGGCCTGCATGCTGTTGAAGGTGGCGGCGAGCCGGCCCAGTTCGTCGTCGGAGACGATCTCCACCGGTTGCTCGAAGTCGTCGTCCGCCATGCGCAACGCCCCGTCGCGCAGCCCGTCGATCTGACGGTTGATGCGGCGCGTCAGATAGCCGGCGACCACCAGCCCGAGCGTGAGCAAACCGCAGGCCGTCACCAGCATCAGAGCGAACAACAGCTGGGCGATCCAGCGGCTGGCCTCCCCCAGCACGGTGGAGAAGGCGTCCTCGATCGGCACGAGGCGGCGATTGAGCACCTCGATCTCGCCGATCAGGAGGGCAGCGTGCGCCGGGCTCAGGCTGCCGTTCAGCACTTGCGTGCGGATGGTGTCGCCGTAGCTGCGCAGCAGCGCCATTTCCTCGTCGCCGCGGGTCCAGAGCTGGATCACCCGGTCCATGTAGCTCAGATTGCGGAAGGTCCGGAACAACCAGATCAGGCTGTCGATGTCGTCGGGGTGGTTGCGCCCTGCCAAGAAGCCCGCATACGCCACGTCGTAGTCGAAATCGGGCTTCTCCAGTTCCAGTCGCGCCTGCCGGTCACCCAGCGTCACGGACAACGCCGCTGCGTACTGGCGGTAATCAGCTTCCTCGTGGGTCTGTGCATAGCGCACCAGGTAGAACACCGCGTCGCGGTTGCCTTTGGCCCACAGCCCGTCCCCGGCCACGTAGGCGCGCACGCCGGACAGGATGTCGGAGCTGAGCTTGCTGAGGTAGACGAGGCCGACGACCACGCCGACCAGCAGGAACACGATCAACGCGAGCTTGCGCGCCACCGCCAGATCGCGCAGCGGCCGCAGCACCCGGCGATCGACCGCGGCGCGCGCCTCGGCCGCGGCACGCTCGAACTGCGAGTCGACGTGCTCGTTGCTCATCGAGCCACCCCCGACCCGGGAACCCGCCGTGTCGATGTGGACGTCTTGCGTCCGGGTTGGCCGACGGCGCGGATCGAGCAGGTGCGCATGTCGGCAAGTGTGGCGTGGCCCGGTGCCGCGCGCAAAGCCGCCGCCGTCCCTCCTGTCGGGTGCTGGCGAGCCGTCGCGACGCCGAGGCCCCGCTGCGGCAATCGTTCACGGATGCGACTTCTACAATCGATCACATGATTTCGATTGACAACGACCTCAGGCGTGCACTGTCCCGGATCGCGGAAGCCTCGGGCATCGGACTCGGCGCGTTGCTGCTGCCGGTCGACGCGCGAGCTGCCTTCGACGCTGCCGAGGGTCTGCCCTGGCATGCCTTCGGGCTGTTGCTGGTCGGCGCGCTGCTGGCACTGGGCGTCCTGCTCGGTCTCCTGGCGTGGCAACAGCGCCAGCGGCGAGACGCCGCTGCACTGCGCGACGAGCGCGCCCGCGTGCGACGCCTGCTCGGCTTGATCGAGGGCCCGCTGTGGCGCACCGACGCACAGCACCGCCTGACCGCGCTGCGCGCGACGGCGCTGCCTGCCGACCATGCGCTGCACGCCGGCCGCGACAGTCAGGCGTTCTGGCAGCTGTTCGACGAGACGTCGATGCCCGGCCTGCGCCAGGCTCTCGAGTCGGAAGCCGATTTCCAGGCCATCGAGGTCGGGCTCGCGGCGCCTGGCGGCGGGCCGCTGCAACGCTGGCGATTGAAGGCATGCGTGTGCCTCGACGCCTCGGGCCGCTTCGCTGGCCACGAGGGGAGCGCGACGCTCCTGACGCCCCCACGCCCGTCGCCGGCGGGTGCGGACGAGGATGCGGCGTCGTTCGGCACGCTGGTGTCGCACGATCTGCGCGCACCGATCCGGGTGGTCGAGGGCTTCACGAAGATTGTCAAGGAGGACTACGGTCGCCTGCTCGATCGCGTCGGCAACGACCACCTTGACCGCGTACTCGGGGCCGCGGCCCGCATGAACGGCATGATCGACGCGCTGCTGGCGCTGTCGAGACTCGGCGCGCTGCCTCTGGCGCGCCAGACGGTCGACCTGTCGCAACTCGCGAGCTACGTGATCGACGATCTGCAGCGCCAGGCGCCCGAACGCCGCGTCGATGTCCGCATCGCGCCCGGCCTGCTGGTCACCGGCGATCCGACCCTGTTGCGCGTGGTGCTCGAGAACCTGCTGGGCAACGCTTGGAAATACAGCGCCCATCGCCACGTTGCCCGGATCGAACTGGGCCGCGTGGTCGAAGGCGAGCACAGTGCGTTTTGCGTGGCCGACAACGGCGCCGGTTTCGACATGCGCTTCATCGATCGGCTGTTCGGCGTGTTTCAGCGACTGCACAGCAGCAGCGATTTCGCCGGCACCGGGGTCGGCCTTGCGTCGGTGCGGCGCATCGTGCAACGCCATGGCGGCGAGATCTGGGCGGAGGCCGAGGTCGACCGCGGAGCCCGCTTCTACTTCACCCTGTCCACCTGAAACGATCGACGCCAAGACGGCCACTCGGTTCACGGCGCCGCAGGCGCCGACAACAGCTCGACCGCGGCCAGGAGCTGCTCGCACTCGGCCTCCAGCGCCCGCCCGTGATGCGTCGCCAGCCGGCGCAGCCGCTCCAGCGCCACGGCACGCGGCAGCGAGTGCCTGTGCATCACCACGCCGACCGCGATGGCCACCGGATCGGACAGCGGATCGCGCGGACGCGGCGCACCGACCTCGGCGACCGGTTCGACCCCGCCGCGGATGCGCTTGAACGCCGCCTCGACCGCCGGCAGGATCTGCCGCATGTCGACCGGCTTGATCAGGTGATCCAGTGCGCCCAGGGCCCGCACCTGCGCCACCGTGGCCGCGTCGGAGAAGGCCGACAGGAACATGAAGGGCACGCTGCCGTGCTCTCGCAGGTAGGCGGCCACGTCGAATCCGCTCTTGCCCTCCATGCGGATGTCGAGCAGGGCCAGGTCCGGCCGGCGCGTGCGCGCCTCG is drawn from Methylibium petroleiphilum PM1 and contains these coding sequences:
- a CDS encoding response regulator; translated protein: MSNEHVDSQFERAAAEARAAVDRRVLRPLRDLAVARKLALIVFLLVGVVVGLVYLSKLSSDILSGVRAYVAGDGLWAKGNRDAVFYLVRYAQTHEEADYRQYAAALSVTLGDRQARLELEKPDFDYDVAYAGFLAGRNHPDDIDSLIWLFRTFRNLSYMDRVIQLWTRGDEEMALLRSYGDTIRTQVLNGSLSPAHAALLIGEIEVLNRRLVPIEDAFSTVLGEASRWIAQLLFALMLVTACGLLTLGLVVAGYLTRRINRQIDGLRDGALRMADDDFEQPVEIVSDDELGRLAATFNSMQARLREHRSAIEASAAELQQATAAAQALALQAETASQAKSQFMATMSHEIRTPMNGVLGMTELLLGTALDSRQRRFAQAVYRSGESLLEIINDILDFSKIEAGKLELAPADFTPRALVEDVLELLAPRAQERGLELSFREEPGLPPALHGDALRLRQVLTNLVANAIKFTEHGEVVVEMRRVEPTAAETALATGDRLWVELCVRDTGIGIPPEALSRLFIAFSQASSGMARRYGGTGLGLAISRQLVELMSGSITVRSQPGVGSRFCVRLPLSPASSDVDVDMLELHDMPALRVLVVDDNETNRTVLENLLGAWGMEVVVANDGVHALERLHAERDAARSFDIALIDMQMPRLDGLQLADRISAEPDFADVKLIMLSSVSSPDDAKRAQAVGFKRFVNKPVRKAELRQAILGVSGVAGAGGGSSRKIGAHILVVEDNPVNQEVIGQMLRHFGCRVQLASSALEGLRALCAERFDLIMMDIQMPGMDGVEALGWFRRGPGERFAFRTPPTTPVVAVTANALGGDRERFLGLGFDEYLSKPFRQSQLHTMLSQRLNIPDTGAGELTPAPAEPALAGAPAIPPAATAGALDAQALQRLRDLDPTGANRLLERVVQAFETSTGRLLPQLDEAHAAGDLDGVKHVAHTLKSSSASIGALKLSALCADIEGMIRNNEVQALGPRVAALRAEIASVRGSLHALLLPAA
- a CDS encoding sensor histidine kinase, which encodes MADGADRAGAHVGKCGVARCRAQSRRRPSCRVLASRRDAEAPLRQSFTDATSTIDHMISIDNDLRRALSRIAEASGIGLGALLLPVDARAAFDAAEGLPWHAFGLLLVGALLALGVLLGLLAWQQRQRRDAAALRDERARVRRLLGLIEGPLWRTDAQHRLTALRATALPADHALHAGRDSQAFWQLFDETSMPGLRQALESEADFQAIEVGLAAPGGGPLQRWRLKACVCLDASGRFAGHEGSATLLTPPRPSPAGADEDAASFGTLVSHDLRAPIRVVEGFTKIVKEDYGRLLDRVGNDHLDRVLGAAARMNGMIDALLALSRLGALPLARQTVDLSQLASYVIDDLQRQAPERRVDVRIAPGLLVTGDPTLLRVVLENLLGNAWKYSAHRHVARIELGRVVEGEHSAFCVADNGAGFDMRFIDRLFGVFQRLHSSSDFAGTGVGLASVRRIVQRHGGEIWAEAEVDRGARFYFTLST
- a CDS encoding response regulator, whose amino-acid sequence is MSSKGKILVVDDDRLVLATLTHGLSAAGYAVVDADNGDDAILEARTRRPDLALLDIRMEGKSGFDVAAYLREHGSVPFMFLSAFSDAATVAQVRALGALDHLIKPVDMRQILPAVEAAFKRIRGGVEPVAEVGAPRPRDPLSDPVAIAVGVVMHRHSLPRAVALERLRRLATHHGRALEAECEQLLAAVELLSAPAAP